A single window of Onychomys torridus chromosome 8, mOncTor1.1, whole genome shotgun sequence DNA harbors:
- the LOC118589870 gene encoding olfactory receptor 2T4-like translates to MNIIIWMSNYTGQSDFTLVGFFSQSKHPALLAVVTFLVFLMALSGNALLILLIISDTRLHTPMYFFISQLSLMDMMYISVTVPKMLMDQVLGSHKISAAACGIQMFLYGTLVGSEFFLLAAMAYDRYVAICHPLRYPVLMNRRVCLLLMSVCWFLGSLDGFLLTPVTMTFPFCGSHEIHHFFCEVPAVTKLSCSDTWLYETLMYLCCVLMLLIPVVVISSSYSSILLTVHRMNSAEGRKKALVTCSSHMTVVMLFYGAAVYTYMLPDSFHTPEKDMVVSVFYTILTPLLNPLIYSLRNKNVTEALKKLLGVEPLFNKQ, encoded by the coding sequence ATGAACATCATTATCTGGATGAGCAACTACACTGGACAGTCAGATTTCACCCTGGTCGGATTCTTCAGTCAATCCAAACACCCTGCTCTGCTTGCTGTGGTCACATTTCTGGTTTTCCTGATGGCCTTGTCTGGGAATGCCCTCCTGATACTTCTAATAATCTCTGACACCCgcctccacacacccatgtacttttTCATCAGCCAGTTGTCCCTCATGGACATGATGTACATTTCTGTCACTGTGCCCAAGATGCTCATGGACCAGGTTCTTGGGAGCCACAAGATCTCAGCTGCTGCCTGTGGGATACAGATGTTTCTTTATGGGACACTAGTAGGTTCAGAATTTTTCCTTTTGGCTGCCATGgcttatgaccgctatgtggccatctgccatCCACTCCGTTATCCTGTCCTCATGAACCGCAGAGTGTGTCTCCTCCTGATGTCTGTCTGTTGGTTCCTGGGATCCCTGGATGGCTTCCTGCTCACTCCTGTCACCATGACCTTCCCATTCTGTGGATCCCATGAGATCCATCACTTCTTCTGTGAGGTTCCTGCTGTGACAAAGCTCTCCTGCTCAGACACCTGGCTCTATGAGACCCTCATGTACCTGTGCTGTGTGCTCATGCTTCTCATCCCTGTGGTAGTCATTTCAAGCTCCTATTCATCCATCCTCCTCACTGTTCACAGGATGAACTCAGCAGAGGGCAGGAAAAAGGCCCTGGTCACCTGCTCCTCCCACATGACTGTGGTCATGCTCTTCTATGGTGCTGCTGTCTACACCTACATGCTCCCTGACTCCTTCCACACCCCTGAGAAGGACATGGTGGTGTCTGTGTTTTATACAATACTCACCCCTCTATTGAATCCACTGATCTACAGTCTTAGGAATAAGAATGTCACAGAGGCCCTAAAGAAACTCTTGGGTGTGGAACCCCTTTTCAACAAACAATAA
- the LOC118589862 gene encoding olfactory receptor 2T29-like: MDVIIWMSNYTGQSDFTLVGFFSQSKHPALLAVVIFVIFLMALFGNALLILLIHSDTRLHTPMYFFISQLSLMDMMYISVTVPKMLMDQVLGSHKISAAACGLQMFLYLTLVGSEFFLLAAMAYDRYVAICHPLRYPVLMNHRVCLLLMSVCWFLGSLDGFMLTPVTMTFPFCGSHEIHHFFCEVPAVTKLSCSDTQLYETLMYLCCVLMLLIPVTVISSSYSSILLTVHRMNSAEGRKKALATCSSHMTVVMLFYGAAVYTYMLPASFHTPEKDMVVSVFYTILTPLLNPLIYSLRNKNVTEALKKLLGLEPLFKKQ; the protein is encoded by the coding sequence ATGGACGTCATTATCTGGATGAGCAACTACACTGGACAGTCAGATTTCACCCTGGTTGGATTCTTCAGTCAGTCGAAACACCCTGCCCTCCTTGCTGTGGTCATATTCGTGATTTTCCTGATGGCCTTGTTTGGAAATGCCCTCTTGATCCTTCTGATACACTCTGACACCCgcctccacacacccatgtacttttTCATCAGCCAGTTGTCCCTCATGGATATGATGTACATTTCTGTCACTGTGCCCAAGATGCTCATGGACCAGGTCCTTGGAAGCCACAAGATCTCAGCTGCTGCCTGTGGGTTACAGATGTTCCTGTACCTGACACTAGTAGGTTCAGAATTTTTCCTTTTGGCCGCCATGgcttatgaccgctatgtggccatctgccatCCACTCCGTTATCCTGTCCTCATGAACCACAGAGTGTGTCTCCTCCTGATGTCTGTCTGTTGGTTCCTGGGATCCCTGGATGGCTTCATGCTCACTCCTGTCACCATGACCTTCCCATTCTGTGGATCCCATGAGATCCATCACTTCTTCTGTGAGGTTCCTGCTGTGACAAAGCTCTCCTGCTCAGACACCCAGCTCTATGAGACCCTCATGTACCTGTGCTGTGTGCTCATGCTTCTCATCCCTGTGACAGTCATTTCAAGCTCCTATTCATCCATCCTCCTCACTGTTCACAGGATGAACTCAGCAGAGGGCAGGAAGAAGGCCCTGGCCACCTGCTCCTCCCACATGACTGTGGTCATGCTCTTCTATGGTGCTGCTGTCTATACCTACatgctccctgcctccttccacaCCCCTGAGAAGGACATGGTGGTGTCTGTGTTTTACACAATACTCACCCCTCTGTTGAACCCACTGATCTACAGTCTTAGGAATAAGAATGTCACAGAGGCTCTGAAGAAACTGTTGGGTTTGGAACCCCTTTTCAAGAAACAATAA